From the genome of Psychrilyobacter atlanticus DSM 19335, one region includes:
- a CDS encoding 3'-5' exonuclease: protein MKILWYDTETTGLTENSAMFQISGVIEVDGELKEEFDIFCHPHEGADISEQALEVTGMSREELDGFQSPKKAYEELVEIFSKYIDKFDREDKFIIAGQNVKFDIDVLNRFFKRNNDNYLGSFLNYKQVFDTLSVYTALEIADVVPKLENHKLETICKIMGVELSNAHNSLADIKATKEVGDKLLQGLRRIKKQKIKL, encoded by the coding sequence ATGAAAATACTATGGTACGATACGGAAACAACTGGATTAACAGAAAATAGTGCGATGTTTCAAATATCTGGAGTAATAGAGGTAGACGGCGAATTAAAGGAGGAGTTTGATATCTTTTGTCATCCCCATGAGGGAGCAGATATATCGGAGCAGGCCTTGGAAGTGACAGGGATGAGTCGTGAAGAATTAGACGGTTTTCAATCTCCTAAAAAAGCCTATGAGGAGTTAGTAGAAATTTTTTCAAAATATATAGATAAATTCGACAGAGAGGATAAATTTATCATTGCAGGGCAGAATGTAAAATTTGATATAGATGTACTGAATAGATTTTTTAAGAGAAACAATGATAATTATCTGGGAAGTTTTCTCAACTATAAACAGGTATTTGATACCCTCAGTGTATACACGGCATTGGAGATAGCAGATGTAGTACCTAAGTTAGAGAATCATAAACTGGAAACTATATGTAAAATTATGGGAGTAGAACTGAGTAATGCTCATAATAGTTTGGCTGACATAAAAGCCACTAAAGAAGTAGGAGATAAGCTACTGCAGGGACTTAGAAGGATAAAAAAACAGAAGATCAAACTTTAA
- a CDS encoding MBL fold metallo-hydrolase: MVEEIYQNIWKIEIPLPKSPLKFLNAYVITGDERNLLIDTGFNRQECRNALSQGLEEIGISMDKTDIFITHLHSDHSGLVSDFIKKGRRVYCSKKDALDINILRDFNSWKNKFTGAEKLGFPENLDEYFDRHPGFKFNNTYDVEFTYVEDEEIIQIGEYALQCVSTPGHTQGIMCLYEKKHRLLFSGDHILERITPNISVWSMENNALGDYMNSLEKIKKLNVDKVFPSHRKLFDHCHRRIDELMDHHHERLIEVEEILSKKSLQSPYEVASQMKWDIKFTNWDDLPHVQRWFATGEAMAHLVYLYNQKKISLSDNKYYEFSNC, encoded by the coding sequence ATGGTAGAAGAAATTTATCAAAATATTTGGAAGATAGAGATACCTCTTCCTAAAAGTCCTTTAAAATTTTTAAATGCTTATGTTATTACAGGAGATGAAAGAAATCTTCTTATAGATACTGGGTTTAACCGCCAGGAATGCAGAAATGCTCTCTCTCAAGGGTTGGAGGAAATAGGGATCTCTATGGATAAAACTGATATCTTTATCACCCACCTTCACAGTGATCACTCTGGTTTAGTATCAGATTTTATAAAGAAAGGAAGAAGAGTTTACTGCAGTAAAAAAGACGCTTTGGATATAAATATTCTTCGGGATTTTAACAGCTGGAAAAATAAATTTACAGGTGCTGAAAAGTTAGGATTCCCAGAAAATTTAGATGAATATTTTGACAGACATCCCGGATTTAAATTTAATAATACTTATGATGTAGAGTTTACTTACGTAGAAGACGAAGAGATAATTCAAATAGGAGAATATGCACTCCAATGTGTATCTACTCCAGGACATACCCAGGGAATAATGTGTCTCTATGAAAAAAAACATAGGTTACTATTTTCCGGGGATCACATCTTAGAGAGGATAACTCCTAATATATCGGTATGGTCTATGGAAAATAATGCTCTTGGCGACTATATGAACAGCTTGGAAAAAATAAAAAAATTAAATGTAGATAAGGTTTTTCCCTCTCATAGAAAACTCTTTGATCATTGTCATAGAAGAATCGATGAATTGATGGATCATCACCATGAAAGACTTATAGAGGTAGAAGAAATTCTGTCTAAAAAAAGTTTACAATCACCCTATGAGGTCGCTTCTCAAATGAAATGGGATATTAAATTTACAAACTGGGATGACCTTCCCCATGTTCAAAGGTGGTTTGCTACTGGAGAAGCTATGGCTCACTTAGTTTATCTGTATAATCAGAAAAAGATATCGCTTTCTGACAATAAATATTATGAATTTTCTAATTGTTAA
- a CDS encoding aminoglycoside N(3)-acetyltransferase: MSEKNIIDKTKMPVTKKSLLEDLKGLGIEKGDTLLVHSSLSSLGWVCGGAQSVIMALIDAVREEGTLVMPTHSGDWSDPIEWGNPPVPEEWHQIIYDNMPAYDPGITPTRGMGGIPELFRTFPNVIRSSHPQVSFCASGKLKEKIIENHPLTPQFGMESPLGTLYNLEKTKVLLIGVGYDSCTSFHLGETLVGDKVPKKKNGTAMMVENKRSWEWFDDYEYNADDFAELGKEFEGKYKITKELVGNAESRLFSLREAVDFSKEWLLKNR, from the coding sequence ATGAGTGAAAAAAATATAATAGATAAAACCAAGATGCCTGTTACAAAAAAATCTTTATTAGAAGATTTAAAAGGTTTAGGAATAGAAAAAGGTGATACATTATTAGTTCACTCTTCTCTCTCTAGTTTAGGATGGGTATGTGGTGGAGCACAAAGTGTAATAATGGCTCTCATAGATGCTGTAAGAGAAGAGGGAACATTAGTCATGCCAACTCACAGTGGAGATTGGAGTGATCCTATTGAATGGGGGAATCCACCTGTTCCTGAAGAATGGCATCAAATAATCTATGATAATATGCCGGCTTATGATCCTGGTATTACTCCTACAAGGGGGATGGGAGGAATACCGGAATTATTTAGAACTTTTCCTAATGTTATACGTTCAAGTCATCCCCAAGTATCATTTTGTGCTAGTGGGAAATTAAAGGAGAAAATTATAGAAAATCATCCATTGACTCCTCAATTTGGAATGGAATCACCATTAGGTACTTTATATAATTTAGAAAAAACGAAGGTTTTATTGATAGGAGTCGGTTATGATTCTTGTACTAGCTTTCATTTGGGAGAGACTCTCGTTGGAGATAAGGTACCAAAGAAAAAAAATGGAACAGCAATGATGGTAGAAAATAAAAGATCTTGGGAATGGTTTGATGATTATGAATATAATGCAGATGATTTTGCAGAACTCGGGAAAGAGTTTGAAGGTAAATATAAAATAACAAAAGAACTTGTAGGTAACGCAGAGAGTAGATTGTTTTCTTTAAGGGAAGCGGTGGATTTTTCTAAGGAGTGGCTGTTAAAGAACAGGTAA
- a CDS encoding mannose-1-phosphate guanylyltransferase: MLAAFIMAGGSGERFWPLSTKERPKQLLKLIDEERSLIRMTVDRILPIISADKIFIGTNAIQAEAIRKELPDLPYENIIVEPAFKDTAAAIGYGAVKIKEKLKDENITMVVLASDHIIKNEDNFRKRIVGASEIAMETNSIITLGIKPNKPETGYGYIEVKEAYIGEPSRVIRFWEKPNLERAEEYVEAGNYLWNSGMFVIGLDMIMGSFEKYMPKHFKIFNKITALKDKKIDAEAEIEELKTLFEKFEKISIDFGIMEKAQNIQVIPVDFGWNDVGSYPALDEVLEHNENGTVNRANELIEIGSKNNIIIGTKKIVATIGLEDLVVVETDDALLVCKKERAQDIKKVLKEIAEREKK; encoded by the coding sequence ATGTTAGCAGCATTTATAATGGCAGGAGGATCTGGGGAAAGATTTTGGCCCCTATCAACGAAGGAAAGACCCAAGCAATTGTTGAAATTAATAGATGAAGAAAGAAGTTTAATCAGGATGACAGTAGACCGTATACTGCCCATCATATCAGCAGATAAGATATTTATAGGTACCAATGCTATCCAGGCAGAGGCCATAAGAAAGGAGCTTCCTGACCTACCCTATGAAAATATAATTGTGGAACCGGCATTCAAGGATACTGCTGCTGCCATTGGATATGGAGCAGTTAAGATAAAGGAAAAATTAAAGGATGAAAACATTACCATGGTGGTGTTGGCTTCGGATCATATCATAAAAAATGAGGATAACTTCAGAAAGAGAATAGTAGGAGCCAGTGAGATAGCGATGGAAACTAATTCCATCATTACATTAGGGATAAAGCCTAATAAACCTGAAACAGGATATGGATATATAGAGGTAAAGGAAGCCTATATAGGGGAACCAAGTAGGGTAATAAGATTTTGGGAAAAACCAAATTTAGAGAGAGCAGAGGAGTATGTAGAAGCCGGGAACTACCTATGGAATAGTGGGATGTTTGTCATAGGACTCGATATGATCATGGGATCTTTTGAAAAATATATGCCGAAACATTTTAAAATTTTTAATAAGATCACTGCATTAAAAGATAAAAAAATAGATGCAGAAGCTGAAATAGAGGAACTTAAAACTTTATTTGAGAAATTTGAAAAGATCTCCATCGATTTCGGAATAATGGAAAAAGCTCAAAATATCCAGGTTATACCTGTAGATTTTGGTTGGAATGATGTGGGGAGTTACCCTGCACTAGATGAGGTATTGGAACACAATGAAAACGGGACTGTAAACAGAGCTAATGAACTCATTGAGATCGGAAGTAAGAACAATATAATTATAGGAACGAAAAAAATAGTAGCTACAATTGGGTTAGAAGATTTGGTGGTAGTAGAAACCGATGATGCCCTCTTAGTGTGTAAAAAAGAGAGAGCTCAGGATATAAAAAAGGTATTGAAGGAGATAGCAGAGAGAGAGAAGAAGTAG
- a CDS encoding ABC-F family ATP-binding cassette domain-containing protein has translation MISTSSIGLMFPGKKLFEDVNIKFTPGNCYGLIGANGAGKSTFLKILAGEIDATEGEVILGPRERLSFLQQDHFAHADEVVLNVVMMGHKELFAIKKEQEELYAKPDATDEDYAKAGELTDRIEELDGWSAETNAEKLLTGLGVDPSIHYKVMNELTEPERVKILLAQALFGDPDVLLLDEPTNGLDIHAINWLENFLANFNATVIVVSHDRHFLNKVCTHIADIDFGKVKMFVGNYDFWYESSQVVLELMRNKNKKLEQKREELQTFIARFSANASKSNQATARKKMLDNLKFEDMQVSNRKYPFIEFKAERDAGNNMLKVENLTKTIDGVKVLDNISFTINTGDKVVLLAKNDIVKTTLIKIMAGEIEPDSGSITWGVTTSLGYMPRDNSEYFTANSGTDLIDWLRPYSSDPHESFIRGFLGRMLFAGEDSQKKPSVLSGGEKVRCMLSKTMMTGANVYLFDNPTDHLDLESITSLNKALIKFNGTIIFAAHDHEFIQTVANRIIEITPNGVVDKLMDFDEYIKDEGVEARLAEMYN, from the coding sequence ATGATATCAACTAGTAGTATAGGGCTTATGTTCCCTGGAAAAAAATTATTTGAAGATGTAAATATTAAATTTACACCTGGTAACTGTTACGGACTTATCGGAGCTAACGGTGCTGGAAAATCTACATTCTTAAAAATCTTGGCTGGTGAAATCGACGCCACTGAAGGTGAAGTTATCTTAGGACCTAGAGAAAGATTATCTTTCCTACAACAAGACCATTTCGCTCACGCAGATGAAGTAGTTTTAAATGTAGTAATGATGGGTCATAAAGAATTATTCGCTATAAAAAAAGAACAGGAAGAGCTTTATGCAAAACCTGATGCAACAGATGAAGATTATGCAAAAGCTGGAGAATTAACTGATAGAATCGAAGAATTAGACGGTTGGTCTGCTGAAACTAATGCAGAAAAATTACTTACTGGATTAGGAGTAGATCCTTCAATTCACTATAAAGTTATGAACGAACTTACAGAGCCTGAGAGAGTTAAAATCCTTTTAGCACAAGCATTATTTGGTGATCCAGATGTTCTTTTATTAGACGAACCTACAAATGGTTTGGATATCCATGCTATCAACTGGTTAGAGAACTTTTTAGCAAACTTTAACGCAACTGTTATCGTTGTATCACATGATAGACATTTCTTAAATAAAGTATGTACTCATATTGCTGATATCGATTTTGGTAAAGTTAAGATGTTCGTAGGAAACTATGATTTCTGGTACGAATCAAGTCAAGTTGTATTAGAATTAATGAGAAATAAAAATAAAAAATTAGAGCAAAAAAGAGAAGAATTACAAACCTTCATCGCTAGATTCAGTGCCAATGCTTCAAAGTCAAATCAAGCAACAGCAAGAAAAAAGATGTTAGATAACTTAAAATTTGAAGATATGCAAGTTTCAAATAGAAAATATCCATTCATCGAATTCAAAGCTGAAAGAGATGCTGGAAACAACATGTTAAAAGTTGAAAACTTAACTAAAACTATCGATGGAGTAAAGGTATTAGATAATATCTCATTCACTATCAATACTGGAGATAAAGTAGTACTTTTAGCTAAAAATGATATAGTTAAAACAACTCTTATCAAGATAATGGCTGGAGAGATAGAACCTGATTCAGGTAGTATCACTTGGGGAGTAACAACTTCTTTAGGTTATATGCCTAGAGATAACTCTGAGTACTTCACAGCTAACAGTGGAACTGACCTTATTGACTGGTTAAGACCATATTCATCTGATCCTCACGAAAGTTTCATCAGAGGATTCTTAGGAAGAATGTTATTTGCTGGAGAAGATTCTCAAAAGAAACCTAGTGTTCTTTCTGGAGGAGAAAAAGTAAGATGTATGTTATCTAAAACAATGATGACAGGAGCTAACGTTTACTTATTCGATAACCCTACAGACCATTTAGATCTTGAATCTATTACATCATTAAATAAAGCGTTAATTAAATTTAACGGAACTATCATATTTGCAGCTCATGACCATGAGTTTATTCAAACTGTAGCCAATAGAATTATTGAAATAACTCCTAATGGAGTTGTCGATAAATTAATGGACTTCGATGAATATATCAAAGACGAAGGTGTAGAAGCTAGACTTGCAGAGATGTATAACTAA
- a CDS encoding M20 metallopeptidase family protein, with the protein MEKIIENMKKYRRNLHEIPELGYVEKKTQAYLLGEIRKMGYEPEIICETGIYIYLDGGSEETYGFRTDMDALTIVEETGVSYTSKHEGVMHACGHDGHMATLLGFMDYLKGKKLKKNILLIFQPAEEGPGGAKDIVKSGILEKYNVMGIFGLHLFPKLEEGIIGCRAGGFMAKAAEINIIIKGKSGHGGQPQLGIDSIQVAGKMFEGFNLITSKFVAPFDPSIIAIGKIEGGTIRNIIPEVTRMEGTIRTFSTETFNFIVDKIRGIARGMELSYGVEIEIELAEGYPPVINDKKYYDVLEDVVRGDEKLGFEEIDPEMLAEDFGFYQEVTRGLFFFVGTKNKELGYTASLHNSKFNFDEKVLGNGLRVYTGICRKLGVFE; encoded by the coding sequence ATGGAAAAAATAATAGAAAATATGAAAAAATATAGAAGAAATTTACATGAAATTCCGGAATTAGGGTATGTGGAAAAAAAGACTCAGGCTTATTTACTGGGAGAGATAAGAAAGATGGGATATGAGCCTGAAATAATTTGTGAAACAGGAATTTATATCTATCTGGATGGGGGTTCAGAGGAAACTTATGGGTTCAGGACAGATATGGATGCACTGACAATTGTAGAAGAAACAGGAGTTTCTTATACCTCTAAACACGAGGGAGTTATGCATGCCTGCGGACATGATGGTCATATGGCGACTCTGCTGGGGTTTATGGATTATTTAAAGGGGAAAAAATTGAAAAAAAATATCCTTCTAATATTTCAGCCTGCTGAAGAGGGACCGGGAGGAGCCAAGGACATCGTAAAAAGTGGAATCTTGGAAAAATATAATGTTATGGGGATCTTCGGGTTACATCTTTTTCCAAAGTTAGAAGAGGGAATAATCGGCTGCAGAGCAGGGGGATTCATGGCCAAAGCGGCAGAGATAAATATAATTATCAAAGGGAAAAGTGGTCATGGGGGCCAGCCCCAGTTGGGGATAGATTCCATCCAGGTAGCAGGGAAGATGTTCGAAGGGTTTAATCTTATTACCTCAAAATTTGTAGCTCCTTTTGATCCTAGTATAATTGCCATAGGTAAGATAGAGGGAGGAACTATAAGAAATATCATTCCGGAAGTTACCCGGATGGAGGGAACTATAAGGACTTTTTCTACAGAGACCTTTAATTTTATTGTAGATAAAATAAGGGGTATAGCCCGTGGAATGGAGCTCAGTTATGGAGTTGAAATAGAGATAGAGTTGGCTGAAGGATATCCTCCTGTTATAAATGATAAGAAATACTACGATGTTTTAGAAGATGTTGTCAGAGGAGATGAAAAACTGGGATTTGAGGAGATAGATCCTGAGATGTTAGCTGAGGATTTTGGGTTTTATCAGGAAGTAACAAGGGGACTTTTTTTCTTTGTAGGAACTAAAAATAAAGAACTTGGATATACTGCATCACTGCATAATTCCAAATTTAATTTTGATGAGAAAGTATTGGGAAATGGACTTAGGGTATATACAGGTATCTGCCGTAAATTAGGAGTATTTGAATAA
- a CDS encoding aspartate kinase, whose translation MIIVHKYGGSSLADLDRIKKIASHISKLSDAGEQIVVVASAMGKTTNNLIEMAKKISKTPNIRELDTLMATGEQQTVALLSMALNELGKDSISLTGPQAGITTVGHHTKSRIKSVDPKIIRSHLNSGKIVIVAGFQGMNQDGDITTLGRGGSDTSAVALAASLGAQCEIYTDVDGIYGIDPRVYPKAKKIQNISYEEMMEMANLGAGVMETRAVELGKKYNVPIYVGESLRDHDGTLILNQSEIMEDKPITGITLNEDIFMVNIQHLPYSENLVANIFNTLGKYELNIDMISQNITTSGTLDLSFSCFKREESLLRKAIDELNGKSQEISIEIKPDLIMLSLVGIGMVSYSGVAAKVFNTLAAHKIPFYHITTSEISISCTISKEHKTIAIQMLAKEFDL comes from the coding sequence ATGATCATAGTACATAAATACGGAGGAAGCTCACTGGCTGACTTAGACAGAATTAAAAAGATTGCCTCCCACATCTCAAAATTAAGTGATGCAGGAGAGCAGATAGTTGTAGTCGCTTCTGCCATGGGTAAAACCACAAATAACTTAATAGAGATGGCTAAAAAAATATCTAAAACACCAAATATAAGGGAATTGGATACCCTCATGGCTACAGGAGAACAGCAGACAGTCGCTTTGTTATCTATGGCACTGAACGAATTAGGTAAAGACTCTATCTCACTTACAGGTCCCCAAGCAGGAATAACTACCGTAGGTCACCACACCAAAAGTCGTATTAAGAGTGTAGATCCAAAGATAATTAGATCTCATCTAAATTCCGGGAAGATAGTTATCGTAGCAGGATTCCAGGGAATGAACCAAGATGGAGACATCACTACATTGGGCAGGGGTGGATCGGATACCAGTGCAGTAGCTCTGGCTGCCAGTTTAGGAGCACAATGTGAGATCTATACCGATGTAGATGGAATTTATGGTATAGATCCCAGAGTATATCCAAAGGCTAAAAAAATACAAAATATATCTTACGAGGAGATGATGGAAATGGCAAATTTAGGAGCAGGTGTTATGGAAACAAGAGCTGTGGAACTGGGGAAAAAATATAATGTTCCCATCTATGTAGGCGAAAGTTTAAGAGATCATGATGGTACCTTGATATTAAATCAAAGTGAAATTATGGAGGATAAACCCATTACCGGCATCACCCTAAATGAAGATATCTTTATGGTAAATATCCAGCACCTTCCTTATTCGGAAAACCTGGTCGCAAATATTTTTAATACTCTGGGTAAATACGAATTAAATATAGATATGATCAGTCAAAACATCACCACTTCCGGTACCTTAGACCTTTCTTTCAGTTGTTTTAAAAGAGAAGAATCTCTTTTGAGAAAAGCTATCGATGAATTAAATGGAAAATCACAGGAAATTTCCATAGAGATCAAACCAGATTTAATAATGCTTTCCCTGGTTGGGATCGGAATGGTTAGTTATTCAGGAGTTGCAGCCAAAGTGTTTAATACCCTGGCTGCTCATAAAATTCCTTTTTATCATATAACTACTTCTGAGATCAGTATCTCATGTACTATTTCTAAGGAGCACAAAACTATAGCAATTCAGATGCTAGCTAAAGAATTTGACCTGTAA
- a CDS encoding aspartate-semialdehyde dehydrogenase: MKKYNIAIVGATGMVGRTFLKVLEERNFPIDNLYLLASSRSCGTEINFRNKKYIVEELTSESFTKEIDIALFSAGGSISKEMAPIAVSHGITVIDNSSAWRMDPNIPLVVPEVNPEAAATNKLIANPNCSTIQVVVPLKVLDDLYGIKRVIYSTYQAVSGSGVAGIKDLKDGIDGKAPSNYPYPIAFNCLPHIDEFTESGYTKEELKMIDETRKILNKPDLPITSTCVRVPVENGHSVSVNLEFEKEFGLAELKEVLQNKEGIILQDDVQNNIYPMPINASGSDEVFVGRIRRDHSIKNGVNLWIVADNIRKGAATNTVQIAELLIEQ, from the coding sequence ATGAAAAAATATAACATCGCCATTGTAGGAGCTACCGGAATGGTCGGAAGAACCTTCCTTAAGGTATTAGAAGAAAGAAATTTCCCCATAGACAATCTTTATCTTTTAGCTTCTTCTAGATCTTGTGGAACAGAAATTAATTTTAGAAATAAAAAATATATAGTTGAGGAACTTACCTCAGAATCTTTTACTAAAGAAATAGATATCGCTCTATTCTCTGCCGGAGGAAGTATCAGTAAAGAAATGGCTCCTATAGCTGTTTCTCATGGAATCACAGTTATAGATAACAGCAGTGCATGGAGGATGGATCCTAATATTCCTTTAGTTGTTCCTGAAGTAAACCCAGAAGCAGCAGCAACAAATAAACTCATTGCCAATCCTAATTGTTCTACCATCCAGGTAGTAGTACCTCTAAAGGTATTAGATGACCTCTATGGAATAAAAAGAGTTATCTACTCTACCTACCAGGCTGTATCTGGATCTGGAGTAGCCGGAATAAAAGATTTAAAAGATGGAATAGATGGAAAAGCCCCTTCTAATTACCCATATCCTATAGCCTTTAACTGCCTTCCTCACATAGATGAGTTCACAGAGAGCGGCTATACTAAGGAAGAGTTGAAGATGATCGACGAAACGAGAAAAATTTTAAATAAACCCGATCTTCCTATTACTTCTACCTGTGTAAGAGTCCCTGTAGAAAATGGACATTCTGTATCTGTTAATTTAGAATTTGAAAAAGAATTTGGTTTAGCAGAATTAAAAGAAGTACTTCAAAATAAAGAGGGAATTATCTTACAGGATGATGTACAAAATAATATCTATCCAATGCCTATAAATGCCAGTGGATCAGATGAGGTATTTGTAGGAAGAATTCGAAGAGATCATAGTATAAAAAATGGTGTAAACCTGTGGATAGTAGCCGATAACATCAGAAAAGGTGCTGCTACAAATACCGTTCAAATTGCTGAATTATTGATAGAACAATAA
- the dapA gene encoding 4-hydroxy-tetrahydrodipicolinate synthase translates to MGIFKGSGVALITPFNEDMSINYTKLEELIEWHIENKTDALVIAGTTGEASTLPDEEHIELVRRSVEVANARVPVIAGTGSNDTRHGVRLSLECEKVGADGLLIVTPYYNKTNRQGLINHYTTIADKVNIPIILYNVPGRTGMNIPTDVVVELSNHKNIVGLKEASGDISYLAEVARVCDKDFSIYSGNDDIIVPVLSLGGVGVISVLANVMPLETHNIVMSYLEGDVARSRDLQLSLNSFVNSLFLETNPIPVKSAMNLMNMNVGGLRQPLWEISSNAQELLKIEMKKVNLI, encoded by the coding sequence ATGGGAATTTTTAAAGGATCTGGAGTAGCTCTTATCACCCCGTTTAACGAAGATATGAGTATCAATTATACTAAATTAGAAGAGCTCATAGAATGGCATATAGAGAACAAGACCGATGCCTTGGTAATCGCTGGAACCACCGGTGAAGCCTCTACCCTTCCAGATGAAGAACATATAGAATTAGTTAGAAGAAGTGTTGAGGTGGCTAATGCTAGAGTTCCTGTTATAGCAGGAACTGGTAGTAACGATACTCGTCACGGAGTTAGATTAAGCCTTGAATGTGAAAAAGTTGGAGCCGATGGTCTTCTCATCGTTACACCTTACTACAACAAAACCAACAGACAAGGATTGATAAATCACTATACAACTATAGCTGACAAGGTAAATATACCTATTATTTTATACAATGTCCCAGGAAGAACCGGAATGAATATTCCTACTGATGTAGTAGTTGAATTGAGTAACCATAAAAATATAGTAGGACTTAAAGAAGCCAGTGGAGATATCTCCTACTTAGCTGAAGTAGCTAGAGTCTGTGACAAGGACTTTTCTATTTATTCAGGTAATGACGATATCATAGTTCCTGTTTTATCATTAGGAGGAGTTGGAGTTATATCAGTATTAGCCAACGTCATGCCCCTTGAAACTCATAATATTGTTATGTCTTATTTAGAGGGAGATGTGGCTCGATCTAGAGATTTACAACTTTCTCTAAATTCATTTGTTAATTCTTTATTTTTGGAAACTAATCCAATACCTGTAAAATCTGCAATGAACCTTATGAATATGAATGTTGGAGGATTAAGACAACCCCTATGGGAGATTAGTTCTAATGCTCAAGAACTTTTAAAAATAGAAATGAAAAAAGTAAATTTAATCTAA